Proteins co-encoded in one Listeria ivanovii subsp. ivanovii genomic window:
- a CDS encoding YlbF family regulator, which produces MLATMENMALLDLSDELAGMIIDSEEAQNYKKCKQTLLDDPTSQKNIRQFIRIKEQYEEVQRFGRYHPDYKEVTRKTRAYKREVDMDQNVAAFRRAEMDLQSLLDEISLLLASAVSDNIKVPTGNPFFETKSACSTGSCGSGGGCGCSA; this is translated from the coding sequence ATGCTCGCTACAATGGAAAATATGGCGCTACTCGACTTATCAGATGAGCTTGCTGGCATGATTATAGACTCCGAAGAAGCGCAAAACTACAAAAAATGTAAGCAGACATTACTAGATGACCCAACAAGTCAAAAAAATATTCGTCAATTTATACGAATAAAAGAACAATATGAGGAAGTACAGCGGTTCGGCCGGTACCATCCTGACTATAAAGAAGTAACAAGAAAGACTCGTGCTTACAAACGCGAAGTCGACATGGACCAAAACGTGGCAGCTTTTCGCCGAGCAGAGATGGATTTGCAGTCTCTTTTAGACGAAATCAGTTTGCTTCTCGCAAGTGCTGTTTCAGATAATATCAAAGTACCAACCGGTAATCCATTTTTTGAAACAAAATCAGCTTGTTCTACAGGGAGTTGTGGCAGCGGGGGAGGCTGCGGTTGTTCTGCGTAA
- a CDS encoding SgrR family transcriptional regulator has translation MDKDYFIMRAYLYSLTPELEARFKLNDLADIWFCTPKNAKRKLHQYQKTNQLIYSPGLGRGNFSTITFTKRLEEEVLAALKESLAEELFGDILFLSSLTIPKSWFASTSNEIQQLFGLQVTENQQEVLRSIMRRKLTTLDPLHTSVSLEAFLLTQIGDPLVKYDKAEEKVIPHIAHHWKASANYQEWTFYLRKSVLFHHGRMLDSEDIKFTLLRAKHPKTVSFWQMEDIQAVDCINKFTITIYLKKPNPFFIRYLCTPNMTILPRDVSFDEYKWISTGAFRMLQRSDEHLILEAFDSYFLERPILDRVEFWTAENNQAIQTIPIQFTSVDYEENPAYVEHRKIGVGVNFICFNGHRTGVAQHSAFREAIYHILDCQKASKELFENYGTVASNYYPEKSITPEKHPEKVATLLKHANYQGEKVILGTTQHPSALQETKWICKAAAVFGIQLVPKIINHEEASYSSTPEDETDMMMMGEIPSSDGELAYLDFLNNPYLLPQHLFSQETLTEMAIRLEKMKSEKDASKRDALRTEIDRWLIGNHYLIYLHHPERSQSLHSMIKGVSENPYGYFDLSKVWMETKPLKISKSNYK, from the coding sequence GTGGATAAAGATTATTTCATTATGCGTGCTTACCTTTATAGCTTAACGCCTGAATTAGAGGCTCGCTTTAAATTAAATGATTTGGCCGATATTTGGTTTTGTACACCCAAAAACGCCAAAAGAAAATTGCATCAATATCAAAAAACAAATCAACTTATTTATTCTCCTGGACTTGGTCGCGGTAATTTTTCCACGATTACATTTACAAAAAGGTTAGAAGAAGAAGTGTTAGCTGCACTAAAAGAGAGTCTTGCCGAGGAACTATTCGGCGATATTTTATTTTTATCTAGTCTCACTATTCCTAAAAGTTGGTTTGCAAGCACCTCTAATGAAATCCAGCAATTATTCGGTTTGCAAGTAACTGAAAACCAGCAAGAAGTATTACGCTCCATTATGCGCCGCAAGCTAACTACCCTTGATCCACTTCACACATCTGTCTCGCTTGAAGCTTTTTTACTAACCCAGATAGGTGACCCACTTGTTAAATATGATAAAGCGGAAGAAAAAGTAATCCCTCATATCGCGCATCACTGGAAAGCTTCTGCTAATTACCAGGAATGGACATTTTATCTCCGCAAAAGCGTTCTTTTTCACCATGGGCGAATGCTTGATAGTGAAGACATCAAATTCACCTTACTTCGCGCCAAACATCCAAAAACTGTTTCTTTTTGGCAAATGGAAGATATTCAAGCGGTTGATTGTATCAATAAGTTCACCATCACCATTTATCTGAAAAAGCCGAATCCATTCTTCATTCGCTATTTATGCACACCCAATATGACAATTTTGCCACGTGATGTATCCTTTGATGAATACAAATGGATTTCCACTGGCGCCTTTCGAATGCTACAAAGAAGCGATGAGCATCTTATATTAGAAGCTTTTGATAGTTATTTTTTGGAGCGACCGATTCTGGACCGCGTCGAGTTTTGGACGGCCGAAAATAATCAAGCGATTCAAACTATTCCGATTCAATTCACTTCTGTAGATTATGAAGAAAACCCAGCTTATGTAGAACACCGTAAGATTGGGGTGGGAGTTAACTTCATCTGCTTTAATGGTCACAGAACAGGAGTCGCTCAGCATAGTGCATTTCGTGAAGCAATCTATCATATACTCGACTGTCAAAAGGCAAGCAAAGAATTGTTCGAAAACTATGGCACTGTTGCTTCTAATTACTACCCAGAAAAGTCGATTACCCCTGAAAAGCATCCCGAAAAAGTTGCTACTTTATTAAAGCATGCAAACTATCAAGGCGAAAAAGTGATTTTAGGAACGACACAACATCCATCCGCGCTTCAAGAAACAAAATGGATTTGTAAAGCGGCAGCGGTCTTCGGTATTCAGTTAGTACCAAAAATTATAAATCATGAAGAAGCTTCTTATTCAAGTACGCCAGAAGACGAAACGGATATGATGATGATGGGTGAAATCCCCTCATCTGATGGTGAATTAGCCTATTTAGATTTCTTAAATAACCCTTACCTGCTACCGCAACACCTTTTTAGCCAGGAAACTTTGACAGAAATGGCGATTCGTTTAGAAAAAATGAAATCAGAAAAAGACGCCTCTAAAAGAGACGCCTTACGCACAGAAATCGATCGCTGGTTGATAGGTAATCACTATTTAATTTATTTACACCATCCGGAAAGAAGCCAATCGCTCCACTCGATGATAAAAGGCGTTTCCGAAAATCCCTATGGCTATTTTGATTTGAGTAAAGTTTGGATGGAAACTAAACCACTTAAAATATCAAAATCAAACTATAAATAA
- a CDS encoding YlbG family protein has translation MENDRQAIVVWMNHLKQVRSLKRFGNVHYVSRKLKYAVLYCDMAEVEDISNKVSRFHYVKRVEMSFRPFLKTEYESKKELMYEHKNEDVQISI, from the coding sequence ATGGAAAATGACAGACAAGCAATCGTCGTTTGGATGAATCATTTAAAGCAAGTTAGATCTTTGAAACGATTCGGGAATGTTCATTATGTATCTCGCAAACTAAAATATGCAGTTTTATATTGTGATATGGCGGAAGTAGAAGATATCTCCAACAAAGTTTCCAGGTTTCATTATGTGAAACGCGTGGAAATGTCTTTCCGTCCATTTTTAAAAACAGAATACGAATCCAAAAAAGAACTAATGTATGAACATAAAAATGAAGACGTACAAATCAGTATTTAA
- a CDS encoding ATP-binding cassette domain-containing protein, translated as MVQEYIRLRGARENNLQNISLDIPKRKITIFTGVSGSGKSSIVFETIATESQRQLNETYSAYLRNFLPKYKQPDADSIENLSTSVIINQKRLGGNSRSTLGTITDINSILRLLFSRVGKPSIGTANLFSFNDPAGMCPDCHGVGQKVTVDLVKLLDPNKSLKEGAILFPTFSVDSWYWNSYAYSGFFDVDKKIKDYTEEEYELLLNGKDIKVFLETPMGSLNASYEGLIPKFNRLYIQKEGDMSASTKKRVDKFTHIAHCDTCSGTRLSKQALSCKINEANIADYTAMQLDELKQTIAAIKDPIAVPMIKSVTERLQHLIDIGLGYMTLDRQTASLSGGESQRVKMIRHLNSSLTDLLYIFDEPSIGLHPRDVHRLNELLVKLRDKGNTILVVEHDPDVIKIADHIVDVGPHAGKHGGEIQFVGSYDDLLKADTLTGRFLNRHLPINDKPRSPNGFLTTDKSSQFNLKNIQANIPKEVLTVITGVAGSGKSTLINSVFLKEYPDAIMIDQSAAHANIRSNPATYTGIMDPIRKAFGKENDVSPSLFSYNSKGACENCKGLGFTTMDLAFMDSIRTSCEVCHGKRFQESVLAYKLDGKSISDVLELTVSEALDFFTDKKILKKISAMEEVGIGYVTLGQALSTLSGGECQRLKLANELHKKGSIYIMDEPTTGLHMSDIEHILKIINSLVSKGNTVIVIEHNIDIIRNADWIIDLGPEGGSAGGQIIFEGAPMDLLQNKQSLTAQYL; from the coding sequence ATGGTACAAGAATATATTCGATTAAGAGGAGCACGTGAAAATAATCTCCAAAATATTTCCCTTGATATCCCTAAACGAAAAATCACCATCTTTACTGGTGTATCAGGATCCGGAAAATCTTCTATTGTATTTGAAACTATTGCCACTGAATCGCAACGCCAGCTCAATGAAACTTACAGCGCTTATCTGCGTAATTTTCTTCCAAAGTATAAGCAGCCAGACGCCGATTCCATTGAAAACCTCTCGACCTCTGTTATCATTAACCAAAAACGACTTGGCGGTAATTCTCGCTCAACACTTGGAACTATCACTGATATTAACTCTATTTTACGATTACTTTTTTCCCGAGTTGGTAAACCGAGCATTGGGACAGCAAATCTATTTTCATTTAATGATCCTGCTGGTATGTGCCCTGATTGTCACGGCGTAGGTCAAAAAGTCACGGTTGATTTAGTCAAATTACTCGACCCAAATAAATCACTAAAAGAAGGCGCCATCCTTTTCCCAACTTTTTCAGTGGACTCATGGTACTGGAATTCCTATGCTTATTCCGGCTTTTTTGATGTGGATAAAAAAATAAAAGATTATACCGAAGAAGAGTATGAGTTACTTTTAAATGGTAAAGATATTAAGGTATTTCTAGAGACACCAATGGGTAGCTTGAACGCAAGCTATGAAGGATTAATTCCAAAGTTCAATCGGCTTTACATCCAAAAAGAAGGCGATATGTCTGCTTCTACCAAAAAACGCGTTGATAAGTTTACACATATTGCGCATTGTGATACGTGTTCTGGAACAAGACTCTCCAAACAAGCTCTTTCTTGTAAAATAAATGAAGCTAATATTGCTGACTATACCGCGATGCAATTAGATGAATTAAAACAAACCATTGCTGCAATTAAAGATCCGATTGCCGTTCCGATGATTAAAAGTGTCACAGAGCGATTGCAACATTTAATTGATATCGGTTTAGGCTATATGACTCTCGACCGCCAAACCGCGTCTCTTTCTGGCGGTGAATCACAGCGCGTCAAAATGATTCGTCACTTAAATAGTAGCTTAACGGACTTACTTTACATTTTTGATGAGCCAAGCATTGGACTCCATCCGCGTGACGTCCACCGATTAAATGAACTACTAGTGAAATTGCGCGATAAAGGAAATACAATTCTAGTTGTTGAACATGATCCAGATGTTATCAAAATTGCTGATCATATTGTTGATGTTGGCCCACACGCTGGGAAACATGGCGGAGAAATCCAGTTTGTTGGCAGTTATGACGATTTACTTAAAGCAGATACGTTGACTGGAAGATTTTTGAACCGTCACCTACCCATTAATGACAAACCTCGCTCACCAAATGGTTTCTTAACTACCGATAAAAGCAGCCAGTTTAACTTAAAAAATATCCAAGCAAACATTCCGAAAGAAGTACTTACTGTGATAACGGGTGTTGCCGGTTCTGGGAAAAGCACACTGATTAATTCAGTGTTTCTCAAAGAATATCCTGATGCGATTATGATTGATCAATCGGCGGCTCATGCGAATATCCGCTCCAATCCAGCAACCTATACTGGAATCATGGACCCAATCAGAAAAGCATTTGGGAAAGAAAACGATGTCAGCCCTTCTTTATTCAGTTATAATTCCAAAGGCGCTTGCGAAAACTGCAAAGGACTAGGCTTCACTACCATGGATTTAGCTTTCATGGATTCGATTCGCACCTCTTGCGAAGTCTGTCATGGTAAGCGTTTCCAAGAGTCCGTCCTAGCTTATAAACTAGATGGTAAGTCTATCAGTGATGTTTTAGAGTTAACTGTTTCCGAAGCGCTTGATTTCTTTACGGATAAAAAAATCTTGAAGAAAATTAGCGCGATGGAAGAAGTTGGAATTGGCTATGTGACACTTGGTCAGGCACTTAGCACACTTTCTGGCGGAGAGTGTCAACGTCTCAAACTTGCGAATGAACTTCATAAAAAAGGTTCGATTTACATTATGGATGAGCCAACTACTGGGCTGCATATGTCTGATATCGAACATATTTTAAAAATCATTAATTCCCTTGTAAGTAAAGGAAATACTGTCATTGTGATTGAGCATAACATTGATATCATTCGAAATGCTGACTGGATTATTGACCTTGGACCAGAAGGCGGAAGTGCTGGTGGGCAAATTATTTTTGAAGGAGCACCAATGGATTTACTGCAAAATAAACAATCTTTAACTGCACAATATTTATAA
- a CDS encoding YceD family protein: MKWSISQLKKYRDSNFTINEKADLKKFFQENNIDVRDASPVEVTGELIVHPEEVVANLTMKGEWTLPCARTLEDVVYPYEVHASETFVKSKEQVLDESWHVMEQDMVDLTPVVEELLLVEIPMQVFSEEALVMDKLPRGTEWEMKTEDADLLEKIANEPKVDPRLAGLADFFGEKKED, encoded by the coding sequence ATGAAATGGTCTATCAGTCAATTGAAAAAATATCGTGACAGCAACTTCACGATTAATGAAAAAGCTGACCTAAAAAAGTTCTTTCAAGAGAACAATATAGACGTTCGTGATGCAAGCCCCGTAGAAGTAACTGGGGAATTAATTGTACACCCAGAAGAAGTTGTTGCTAACCTTACTATGAAAGGTGAGTGGACGCTTCCATGTGCCCGTACACTGGAGGATGTTGTTTATCCTTATGAAGTGCATGCGTCAGAAACTTTTGTGAAATCCAAAGAACAAGTTTTGGATGAATCTTGGCATGTGATGGAACAAGATATGGTCGATTTAACCCCTGTAGTAGAAGAGCTTTTACTAGTAGAAATTCCGATGCAAGTTTTCAGTGAAGAAGCACTCGTTATGGACAAGCTTCCACGTGGAACCGAATGGGAAATGAAAACAGAAGACGCCGATCTGCTAGAAAAAATTGCAAATGAACCAAAAGTGGATCCTCGTCTTGCGGGATTAGCTGATTTTTTCGGTGAGAAAAAAGAGGACTAA
- a CDS encoding nucleotidyltransferase gives MKATGIVVEYNPFHNGHKLHLNKAREWTKPDVVIAVMSGSFVQRGEPAILPKWERTQMALAAGVDMVVELPVSAATQHATIFAEESVRILNALHIDTLFFGSEHGKVNDFAEAAEIVVNQEATLNQMIKQVLQNKQTSYAQAYTLALQMLLGEKTLDVTQPNNILGFHYALGVAKQNPAIKLESIPRAHANYHDEQAVHAQIASATAIRKLLLAGKLEQAANYLPESSLQILHAYHGPFLSWDNYWPFLKFRLLQATSEELSYIRGVSEGIQNRMQEAATTAETFSDFIERTKTKRYSNARIQRTALQILLNATTTESKPYIRILGMNKIGQKYLALHKKNISLPIVTTASKAAPGLLTEDLKATTIYSLAKGVEFYQKGDFQIPPIITL, from the coding sequence ATGAAAGCAACCGGTATTGTGGTAGAATATAATCCATTTCATAATGGTCATAAACTTCATTTAAATAAGGCGCGCGAGTGGACAAAGCCAGATGTAGTTATCGCTGTTATGAGTGGCTCTTTTGTTCAGCGCGGTGAGCCTGCTATCCTTCCAAAATGGGAACGAACTCAAATGGCTCTTGCAGCTGGCGTTGATATGGTTGTTGAGCTCCCAGTTTCTGCCGCGACCCAACATGCAACAATTTTTGCAGAAGAATCTGTCCGTATTTTAAATGCTCTTCATATCGATACTTTATTTTTCGGCAGCGAACATGGGAAAGTGAATGATTTTGCAGAAGCTGCTGAGATTGTAGTCAATCAGGAAGCTACTCTCAACCAAATGATCAAGCAAGTCCTACAAAATAAACAAACTTCTTATGCCCAAGCTTATACGCTCGCACTTCAAATGTTACTTGGCGAAAAGACACTAGATGTGACACAACCAAATAACATTCTCGGCTTTCATTATGCGCTTGGTGTAGCTAAACAAAATCCTGCAATTAAGCTTGAGTCCATTCCGAGAGCGCATGCAAATTATCACGATGAGCAAGCTGTCCATGCTCAAATTGCCAGCGCCACTGCCATTCGAAAACTATTGCTAGCTGGCAAACTTGAACAAGCAGCTAATTATTTACCAGAAAGTTCCTTACAAATTTTACATGCTTACCACGGCCCCTTTTTATCGTGGGATAACTACTGGCCGTTCCTGAAATTCCGGCTTCTGCAAGCCACTTCAGAAGAACTTAGCTATATTCGTGGAGTTAGTGAAGGAATTCAAAATCGAATGCAGGAAGCTGCCACCACTGCTGAAACTTTTAGTGACTTTATCGAACGAACAAAAACAAAGCGTTATAGCAATGCAAGAATCCAGCGAACTGCTTTGCAAATTTTATTAAATGCAACTACTACTGAATCCAAACCATATATCCGGATTCTCGGCATGAATAAAATCGGACAAAAATACTTAGCACTTCACAAAAAAAATATTTCTCTTCCTATTGTTACTACCGCTTCTAAAGCAGCACCAGGATTATTAACAGAAGATTTAAAAGCGACAACTATTTATTCGCTTGCAAAAGGCGTAGAATTCTATCAAAAAGGAGATTTTCAAATTCCACCAATTATAACCTTATAA
- a CDS encoding SepM family pheromone-processing serine protease, with protein MRKEWKKITAIVLLLIIIAGFFIPVPYYISKPGGTEELAPLVTVENHPNKKDGSLSLVTIAMGKANIYTYMTAKFLPYHELEKDSEIKYDNETDEEYNVRQMQMMNESKNNAIQVAYKAAGQEVKVTYDGVYVLSVMKDVPAAKVLHAGDLITEIDGHAFKSSQEFIDYIHDKKVGDTVKIKYKHDDKNEEATIELTAIDKKGTPGIGITLVDDEKITAVPEVEIDSEKIGGPSAGLMFSLEIYSRFQKDDLTDGKKIAGTGTIDPDGTVGRIGGIDQKVVAADKSGAKIFFAPNDPITAEMKKSDPSIESNYDTAVKTAKDIDSKMKIVPVKTFQDAVDYLEKLQ; from the coding sequence ATGCGTAAAGAGTGGAAAAAAATAACGGCCATTGTGCTGTTGCTAATTATTATAGCTGGCTTTTTTATTCCAGTTCCGTACTATATTTCAAAGCCTGGTGGAACCGAGGAACTTGCGCCACTCGTTACGGTTGAGAATCATCCTAATAAGAAAGATGGCTCGCTAAGTCTAGTTACCATTGCAATGGGAAAAGCCAATATTTATACATATATGACGGCAAAGTTTCTCCCATATCATGAACTCGAAAAAGATAGCGAGATAAAATATGATAATGAAACCGACGAAGAATACAATGTTCGTCAAATGCAAATGATGAACGAATCAAAAAACAATGCAATCCAAGTTGCCTACAAAGCTGCTGGTCAAGAAGTGAAAGTAACCTATGATGGTGTCTATGTGTTAAGCGTCATGAAAGATGTTCCAGCAGCAAAAGTGTTACATGCTGGGGATTTAATTACTGAAATAGATGGTCATGCTTTTAAGTCAAGCCAAGAGTTCATTGATTACATTCATGACAAAAAAGTAGGTGACACTGTTAAAATAAAATACAAACACGACGATAAAAATGAAGAAGCGACTATCGAACTTACAGCAATTGATAAAAAAGGTACACCTGGAATTGGGATTACGCTTGTAGATGACGAAAAAATCACCGCTGTCCCTGAAGTGGAAATTGATTCTGAAAAAATTGGCGGGCCATCAGCTGGCTTAATGTTTAGCCTAGAAATTTATAGCCGTTTCCAAAAAGATGATTTAACAGACGGAAAGAAAATTGCTGGAACTGGGACAATTGATCCTGATGGAACCGTTGGAAGAATCGGTGGAATTGATCAAAAAGTAGTGGCAGCCGATAAGAGTGGCGCGAAAATCTTCTTTGCTCCAAATGATCCAATTACCGCAGAAATGAAAAAAAGCGATCCATCCATCGAAAGCAATTATGACACAGCAGTAAAAACAGCCAAAGATATCGACTCAAAAATGAAAATTGTACCAGTGAAAACGTTCCAAGATGCTGTCGATTATTTAGAAAAATTACAATAA
- a CDS encoding DUF3397 domain-containing protein has protein sequence MFEWLTNSVAIIIILPVLIFILTMFISGLWIRKSQRRIMLAADVSTLFLIIAVHFFMIVLFNHSFLLYILLFLFILGIVIVLIAAKKEGEIHFSKILRGYWRLCFFIFALLYVGLYLYGIIYSLILIF, from the coding sequence ATGTTTGAATGGTTAACTAATTCAGTGGCAATTATTATTATTTTACCAGTATTGATTTTTATTTTAACGATGTTTATTTCTGGTCTTTGGATTCGGAAAAGTCAGCGTAGAATAATGTTAGCAGCAGATGTATCTACGCTTTTTCTGATTATTGCAGTTCATTTCTTTATGATTGTATTATTTAATCACTCTTTCTTACTTTATATATTACTATTTTTATTTATACTCGGGATTGTTATTGTTCTTATTGCCGCAAAAAAAGAAGGCGAGATTCACTTTAGCAAAATCCTCCGTGGTTATTGGAGACTTTGCTTTTTCATCTTCGCCTTACTGTATGTGGGACTCTATCTTTATGGTATTATTTATAGTTTGATTTTGATATTTTAA
- the rpmF gene encoding 50S ribosomal protein L32: protein MAVPFRRTSKAKKRKRRTHVKLQLPGMNECSNCGEYRLSHHVCPECGQYDGKDVANS, encoded by the coding sequence ATGGCAGTACCTTTTAGAAGAACTTCAAAAGCCAAAAAGCGCAAGCGTCGTACACACGTTAAACTTCAACTTCCGGGCATGAACGAATGCTCGAATTGCGGCGAATACAGACTTTCCCACCACGTATGTCCTGAATGTGGACAATATGATGGTAAAGATGTAGCAAACAGCTAA
- the coaD gene encoding pantetheine-phosphate adenylyltransferase: MEKKIAVIPGTFDPITNGHLDIIERAAKIFDVLYVAVLNNSSKKPLFNVEERMEMIKQVTAHLPNIQVESASGLTVDYAAKRGATAIVRGLRAVSDFEYEMQIASMNRTLNATIETFFVMTNTKYSFLSSSMVKEVAQYQGDISELVPEVVNQAIQAKFNK; this comes from the coding sequence ATGGAAAAAAAAATTGCAGTCATTCCAGGAACGTTTGATCCAATTACAAACGGACACTTGGACATCATTGAACGTGCAGCGAAAATTTTTGACGTACTGTATGTAGCTGTTTTAAATAATTCATCTAAAAAACCGCTTTTTAATGTAGAAGAGCGAATGGAAATGATTAAACAAGTGACTGCTCATTTGCCAAACATTCAAGTAGAAAGTGCGAGTGGATTAACGGTTGATTATGCTGCTAAGCGCGGAGCAACTGCGATTGTTAGAGGACTTAGAGCTGTTAGTGATTTCGAATATGAGATGCAAATTGCTTCGATGAATAGAACGCTCAATGCGACTATCGAAACTTTCTTTGTAATGACCAATACGAAATATTCTTTTTTAAGTTCTAGTATGGTAAAGGAAGTGGCGCAGTATCAAGGCGATATTAGCGAACTTGTTCCAGAAGTTGTAAATCAAGCGATCCAAGCAAAATTTAATAAGTAG
- the rsmD gene encoding 16S rRNA (guanine(966)-N(2))-methyltransferase RsmD, giving the protein MRVIAGERKGHALKAVPGNNTRPTTDKVKESLFSIIGPFFDGDVVLDLFAGSGGLGIEALSRGAERAVFIDQAQAAIKTIRLNLESCHFADRAEVYRNEAERALKLLHKNEWKFDLVFLDPPYKKQQLEKLLLQLEKLALVSENSRIICEHDKEAVMPDTVGSFVKIKAVSYGITVLSIFEFQEA; this is encoded by the coding sequence ATGAGAGTCATTGCAGGAGAACGTAAAGGACATGCATTGAAAGCTGTTCCAGGGAATAATACTAGACCAACCACAGATAAAGTAAAAGAATCGTTATTTTCCATTATTGGACCATTTTTTGATGGGGATGTCGTTCTTGATTTATTTGCTGGCAGTGGCGGCCTTGGGATTGAAGCATTAAGTAGAGGTGCCGAGCGAGCTGTTTTTATTGACCAAGCTCAAGCGGCAATTAAGACGATTCGCTTAAATTTAGAAAGTTGCCATTTTGCTGACCGAGCAGAAGTTTATCGGAATGAAGCCGAACGAGCACTCAAACTGCTCCACAAAAACGAATGGAAATTTGATTTAGTTTTTTTAGATCCACCATATAAAAAACAACAATTAGAAAAGTTGCTCTTACAGCTGGAAAAATTAGCTTTAGTGAGTGAAAACAGTAGAATCATTTGTGAACACGACAAAGAAGCGGTTATGCCTGATACAGTAGGAAGTTTCGTTAAAATTAAAGCCGTTTCATATGGGATAACCGTTTTATCCATATTTGAATTTCAGGAGGCGTAG
- a CDS encoding 2-dehydropantoate 2-reductase produces the protein MGNQLNIGIIGAGAMGLLYAANFAKRSKITLFTRRAGQKNALEQKGILLIDNESTETIHINAAEVTDIAELTKQQFLIVAVKQYSLQEIVPLLQKVPVEIPILFIQNGAAHLDALPLLGDKRTILLGVSEHGAGRENDTTVIWRGHGRTKYSLYQGTLNPSIENWLTSLPEFPVEKHLSYLEIIQEKLFINAVINPLTAVLGVRNGELLENPEWLQLLYSLVEEIEKVLPVENGVEKVKAICRVTANNYSSMALDQKHHRKTEIDGIVRPILEKGESEGELLPTLRTFYHIIKGSEGDRNV, from the coding sequence ATGGGAAACCAACTAAATATTGGTATTATTGGTGCAGGGGCAATGGGACTTCTTTATGCAGCAAACTTTGCTAAAAGGTCGAAAATCACCCTTTTTACACGAAGAGCAGGACAAAAAAATGCCTTAGAACAAAAAGGAATTTTATTAATAGATAACGAATCAACGGAAACAATACATATTAACGCGGCAGAAGTTACGGATATAGCAGAACTAACTAAACAACAGTTCTTAATTGTCGCTGTAAAACAATACTCTTTGCAGGAAATCGTTCCATTATTACAAAAGGTGCCTGTTGAAATCCCGATACTATTCATCCAAAACGGCGCGGCACATTTAGATGCTTTACCATTACTTGGAGATAAGCGAACTATTTTGCTAGGTGTTAGTGAACACGGAGCAGGTCGTGAAAATGATACGACAGTTATTTGGCGCGGACACGGAAGGACGAAATATAGCCTTTATCAAGGCACACTAAATCCTTCTATAGAAAATTGGTTAACATCACTCCCTGAATTTCCAGTAGAGAAACATCTGAGCTATTTGGAGATTATTCAAGAAAAACTGTTTATTAATGCTGTTATCAATCCATTAACAGCAGTACTAGGCGTGCGAAATGGCGAGCTTTTAGAAAATCCAGAGTGGCTTCAATTACTTTATTCGTTAGTAGAAGAAATAGAAAAAGTACTTCCTGTCGAAAATGGTGTAGAAAAAGTGAAGGCGATATGTCGAGTAACGGCGAATAATTATTCTTCTATGGCGCTTGACCAAAAACATCATCGTAAGACGGAAATCGATGGGATTGTACGACCAATTTTAGAAAAAGGGGAGAGCGAAGGGGAATTACTTCCTACCCTCCGCACGTTCTATCATATTATTAAAGGCTCGGAAGGAGATAGAAATGTTTGA